One Spinacia oleracea cultivar Varoflay chromosome 4, BTI_SOV_V1, whole genome shotgun sequence DNA segment encodes these proteins:
- the LOC110781406 gene encoding uncharacterized protein, whose protein sequence is MENENHSQRRSTLPPNQDPASIFYIHPSDANSVQLISFKFNGEGYTSWKRSMLLALSAKNKIGFVDGSIEKPDPGSLECKAWERCNDLVCSLILCNLDEIISKSVMFLKSARAIWIDLEERFGFASMAQIYSLEQKLSEISQGNKTVSEFFTEIKSIWDAIEEAHPMPYCTCNNCTCNVTKKFFQRQQEKMVMQFMMKMTDQYATIRGNVLMVPELPKVSEAYRLFAQEERHQEVSHTNNSSEPVAFAAEKRRFGGDNWNNRNKSQATGYQRTGANNKQGRTGANYFCTNCQIPGHSIERCFKIIGYPPGFQSKEHRIAALSHDNHSGVEPPPLPKPEATPAITVDQYQQLMSLLTKQQQNAGAGTVNQTNNLAMMAEREFDSSW, encoded by the exons atggaaaacgaaaatCATAGCCAGAGAAGATCAACTTTGCCTCCTAATCAAGATCCTGCAAGCATCTTCTACATTCATCCATCTGATGCAAATTCAGTGCAGCTGATTTCATTCAAGTTCAATGGTGAAGGCTACACAAGCTGGAAGAGGTCTATGCTGTTGGCCTTGTCTGCAAAGAACAAAATAGGCTTTGTTGATGGCAGCATTGAGAAGCCAGATCCTGGATCACTTGAATGCAAGGCTTGGGAGAGGTGCAATGATTTGGTTTGTTCTCTTATTCTGTGTAATCTTGATGAAATCATTTCTAAGAGTGTGATGTTCCTTAAATCTGCAAGAGCTATTTGGATTGATTTGGAAGAGAGATTTGGCTTTGCTTCGATGGCACAAATCTACTCACTAGAACAGAAATTATCTGAAATCAGTCAAGGAAACAAGACTGTTTCTGAGTTTTTCACTGAAATTAAGTCGATATGGGATGCAATTGAGGAAGCACACCCTATGCCATATTGCACTTGCAACAACTGTACTTGTAATGTGACTAAAAAATTCTTTCAGAGACAGCAAGAAAAAATGGTAATGCAGTTCATGATGAAGATGACTGATCAGTATGCAACTATAAGAGGCAATGTTTTGATGGTGCCAGAATTACCAAAGGTTTCAGAAGCTTACAGGCTCTTTGCACAGGAAGAAAGACATCAAGAAGTTTCTCATACAAACAACTCTTCAGAACCAGTTGCTTTTGCTGCTGAGAAAAGAAGGTTTGGGGGAGACAATTGGAATAATAGAAACAAATCACAGGCAACTGGTTATCAAAGAACAGGTGCTAATAATAAGCAAGGGAGAACAGGTGCAAATTACTTCTGTACCAATTGTCAAATTCCAGGGCACAGCATTGAGAGATGTTTTAAGATAATTGGATATCCACCTGGTTTCCAGTCTAAAGAACACAGAATTGCTGCATTATCTCATGATAATCATTCTGGTGTTGAACCACCACCATTGCCAAAACCAGAAGCCACTCCAGCAATCACAGTAGATCAGTATCAGCAGTTGATGAGCTTATTAactaaacaacaacaaaatgcaGGAGCTGGAACTGTCAATCAAACCAACAATCTAGCTATGATGGCAG AAAGGGAGTTTGATTCCTCTTGGTGA
- the LOC110800441 gene encoding uncharacterized protein, translating to MDLVVGGKYKLGRKIGSGSFGELHLGTNITNGEEVAVKLEYVKTKHPQLHYESKLYMLLQGGTGVPHLKWFGVEGDYNVMVIDLLGPSLEDLFNYCTRKFTLKTVLMLADQLISRVEYMHSRGFLHRDIKPDNFLMGLGRKANQAYIIDYGLSKKYRDLQTHKHIPYRENKNLTGTARYASVNTHLGVEQSRRDDLESLGYVLMYFMRGSLPWQGLKAGTKKQKYDRISEKKMLTPIEVLCKSYPTEFTSYFHYCRSLRFEDKPDYSYLKRLFRDLFIREGYQFDYVFDWTILKYPQLRTGSRLKIPAVKTYGHAGPPTERVDKHSGKEVHERLIGTVEAFSRRNSSSGYADSPRHNSSEVMISSPDSLRGSHTSTRPSNTSRKGIASSSKASSSNGPSERSSRFVSGSRRLSAHQRLKSGSEPSRLGTPSRLPASNKGSLDDTVQNFEFLSIEKEKIIK from the exons ATGGATCTTGTGGTTGGTGGAAAGTATAAATTAGGGCGTAAGATTGGAAGTGGTTCTTTTGGTGAGCTTCATTTGG GGACCAATATAACGAATGGCGAAGAAGTTGCTGTCAAGTTG gaatatgttaaaacaaagcatCCACAACTTCATTATGAGTCAAAATTATACATGCTTCTTCAAGGAGGGA CCGGAGTTCCTCATCTAAAGTGGTTTGGAGTTGAGGGTGATTACAATGTCATGGTGATCGACCTTCTTGGGCCTAGCCTTGAAGACCTCTTCAATTATTGTACCCGAAAGTTCACTTTGAAAACAGTCTTAATGCTTGCTGATCAACTA ATCAGTCGAGTTGAGTACATGCATTCTAGAGGCTTTCTTCATCGTGATATTAAACCCGACAACTTTTTGATGGGCTTGGGACGAAAGGCAAACCAG GCGTATATAATCGACTATGGCCTTTCTAAGAAATACAGAGATCTGCAAACTCACAAGCATATACCATACAG GGAAAACAAAAATCTGACGGGAACTGCTCGATATGCTAGTGTGAACACTCACCTTGGTGTAG AACAAAGCCGAAGGGATGATCTGGAATCTCTTGGATATGTGCTTATGTATTTTATGAGAGGAAG CCTTCCTTGGCAAGGATTAAAAGCAGGGACTAAGAAGCAAAAGTATGACAGAATCAGTGAGAAAAAAATGTTAACTCCTATAGAG GTCCTTTGTAAGTCATATCCAACGGAGTTCACATCATACTTCCATTATTGTCGATCGTTGCGATTTGAAGACAAACCTGATTATTCATACTTGAAGAGGCTATTTCGAGACTTGTTTATTCGAGAAG GCTATCAGTTTGACTATGTTTTTGACTGGACAATATTAAAGTACCCTCAGCTTCGTACCGGATCAAGATTAAAG ATACCTGCTGTAAAGACATATGGACATGCTGGACCACCCACTGAGAGAGTGGATAAACATTCGG GGAAAGAGGTACATGAACGATTAATTGGGACCGTTGAAGCCTTTTCTAGGAGAAATTCTTCTAGTGGGTATGCTGATTCACCAAGACATAATTCATCAGAAGTGATGATATCCTCA CCTGATTCTCTGAGAGGTAGTCATACCTCTACTCGGCCTAGTAACACATCAAGGAAGGGTATTGCTTCAAGCAGTAAGGCTAGCTCTTCTAATGGACCTAGCGAACGATCCAGTCGCTTTGTCTCAGGAAGTAGGCGGTTATCCGCCCATCAAAGATTAAAATCTGGTTCTGAACCCAGCAGGTTGGGAACCCCTTCTCGTCTCCCTGCCTCAAACAAAGGAAGCCTTGATGACACAGTTCAAAACTTTGAGTTCCTTTCAATTGAAAAAGAGAAGATCATAAAATGA